A window of the Clupea harengus chromosome 8, Ch_v2.0.2, whole genome shotgun sequence genome harbors these coding sequences:
- the LOC122128479 gene encoding protocadherin alpha-C2-like isoform X6, with translation MAVAGKCNCIEINVPLSFLVLLLFCGLAFGQIQISVLEELENGAVVRDIAQDLGLDIRKLSTRKIKVSSNNGKRYIDVNKSGRLFVSDRIDREALCDSSSSCHLNFEVLLENPTEVHNVEVEILDANDNAPQFPRDEYQLEITESALPGSRFPIEHAQDPDVGSNSVRQYRLSPNEHFALDSNKPSLNSKHIELVLKKPLDREQTPYHELILTASDGGSPALTGTAKINVRVLDSNDNVPVFDSSVYKVKLLENSPKDTLVIKLNATDLDEGTNGEVFYSFSSYTPERVRQMFSMDTNTGDIRVKSNVDYEDTTSYEMYIQAMDKGPAAVAAHCKVVVEVVDVNDNVPEIVLSSLSSPVREDARADTVVALISVTDRDSGQNKQVSLEIQPGLPFKIKSFRNYYTLVTSAFLDRETIAAYNVTLSATDGGTPPLSSQKTIQVDVADVNDNPPRFEQTSYTVYVPENNAPGNSLCTVKAQDSDVNENARITYTVLNDNNHGIPVTSYVSIKPDTGVAYALRSFDYESLREFHFQVKAQDGGIPPLSRVATVYIYVMDQNDHTPEIINPPANGTRSTETVLKNADPGALVTKVLAYDADAGPNAWLIYVLEQASDLDLFKVHEHTGEVRTTRRILEDNSTSFSLTVLVRDHGLPSRSSTATINVAIMEVPPKVMPDPKRIIRPHSSLIFTNVTLYLIVALSATTFVFLVTVVVLAIVRCHAYCSQPGSCSPCCVSQKAPKDGGSATIGASGGGGGGGGPGGQPNNNVVLRRDLKVEPHYIEVRGNGSLTKTYCYKTCLTATSGSDTFMFYNTGRPISGTWGSERFFTGGSGFVRRLSVPDAAMQSKGPNADWRYSASLRAGMASSVQMEEASVIQGAQGMLVQNWPTVSSAAAPVEVDLGALQLSTQMDTAYGR, from the coding sequence ATGGCTGTTGCCGGGAAATGTAACTGCATAGAAATTAATgtgcctctttcttttttggtaCTGTTATTATTTTGTGGCCTTGCTTTTGGACAGATACAAATTTCAGTCTTAGAGGAACTGGAAAATGGGGCGGTTGTACGTGACATCGCACAGGATTTGGGCTTGGATATCCGAAAGCTCTCCACCCGAAAGATTAAGGTATCCTCTAACAACGGTAAGAGGTACATCGATGTTAATAAGAGCGGAAGATTATTTGTCAGTGACAGAATCGACAGAGAGGCATTGTGCGATTCGAGCAGTTCTTGTCATTTAAATTTCGAGGTGCTTCTTGAAAATCCGACTGAAGTGCACAATGTCGAGGTGGAGATACTGGACGCGAATGACAATGCGCCGCAATTCCCGAGGGACGAATACCAGTTAGAAATTACAGAATCGGCGTTGCCGGGATCTCGTTTCCCCATCGAGCACGCCCAAGACCCTGACGTGGGTTCTAACTCGGTTCGACAGTACCGCCTCAGCCCAAACGAGCACTTTGCGCTCGATTCCAACAAGCCATCCCTGAACAGCAAGCACATCGAGCTCGTGCTCAAAAAGCCGCTGGACCGCGAGCAAACGCCTTACCACGAGCTAATACTGACAGCCTCAGATGGTGGCTCTCCGGCCTTGACAGGTACCGCCAAAATTAACGTCCGCGTCCTGGATTCGAATGACAACGTGCCAGTGTTTGACAGTTCTGTGTATAAAGTAAAGCTCCTAGAGAACTCGCCTAAAGACACGTTAGTGATCAAGCTCAATGCCACTGACCTCGACGAGGGCACAAATGGCGAAGTGTTCTACTCGTTCAGCAGCTATACCCCTGAGAGGGTCAGACAAATGTTCTCCATGGACACCAACACGGGAGACATCCGTGTCAAGAGCAATGTGGACTATGAGGACACCACTTCCTATGAGATGTACATCCAGGCCATGGACAAGGGGCCTGCTGCTGTGGCAGCCCACTGCaaagtggtggtggaggtggtggatgtGAACGACAATGTCCCCGAGATCGTCCTCTCGTCGCTGTCCAGCCCGGTGCGTGAGGACGCCCGCGCCGACACAGTGGTGGCGCTGATCAGCGTGACGGACCGCGACTCGGGCCAAAACAAGCAGGTGAGCTTGGAGATCCAGCCCGGCTTGCCGTTCAAGATCAAGTCATTCCGAAACTATTACACCCTGGTGACCTCCGCCTTCTTGGACCGTGAGACAATAGCGGCCTACAACGTGACCCTCAGTGCAACGGATGGAGgcactccacccctctcctctcagaaGACCATCCAGGTGGACGTGGCCGATGTCAATGACAACCCACCCAGATTCGAGCAGACCTCATACACTGTCTATGTGCCTGAGAACAATGCCCCAGGTAACTCCCTCTGCACCGTCAAGGCCCAGGATTCAGACGTCAACGAGAATGCCCGCATCACGTACACCGTCCTCAACGACAACAACCACGGCATCCCCGTCACCTCCTACGTGTCCATCAAGCCGGACACGGGCGTGGCCTACGCCCTGCGCTCCTTTGACTACGAGTCCCTGCGGGAGTTTCACTTCCAGGTGAAAGCTCAGGACGGGGGCATCCCACCCCTGAGCCGCGTGGCCACCGTCTACATCTATGTGATGGACCAGAATGACCACACGCCAGAGATCATCAACCCGCCGGCCAACGGAACGCGATCCACCGAGACGGTGCTGAAGAATGCTGACCCGGGCGCCCTGGTGACCAAGGTGCTGGCGTATGACGCGGATGCTGGGCCTAACGCCTGGCTCATCTACGTGCTGGAGCAGGCGTCCGACCTAGACCTATTCAAGGTGCACGAGCACACGGGCGAGGTGCGCACCACGCGCCGCATCCTGGAGGACAACTCCACCTCTTTTAGCCTGACGGTACTGGTGCGCGACCACGGCCTGCCGTCACGCTCCTCCACCGCCACCATCAACGTGGCCATCATGGAGGTGCCGCCCAAGGTCATGCCCGACCCCAAGCGGATCATCCGGCCACACAGCTCGCTGATCTTCACCAACGTCACCCTCTACCTGATCGTGGCGCTGAGCGCAACCACCTTTGTGTTCCTGGTGACCGTGGTGGTGCTGGCTATCGTGCGCTGCCACGCCTACTGCTCGCAGCCTGGCTCGTGCTCCCCGTGCTGCGTGTCTCAGAAGGCGCCCAAGGACGGCGGCTCGGCCACCATCGGggccagtggtggtggtggtggtggtggcggacCCGGTGGGCAGCCCAACAACAACGTGGTGCTCCGCCGCGACCTCAAGGTGGAGCCGCACTACATCGAGGTGCGAGGGAACGGCTCGCTGACCAAGACCTACTGCTACAAGACCTGTCTGACCGCCACGTCCGGCAGCGACACCTTCATGTTCTACAACACGGGCCGACCTATCAGCGGCACCTGGGGCTCCGAGCGGTTCTTTACCGGTGGCAGCGGCTTTGTGAGGAGACTGAGCGTGCCCGATGCTGCGATGCAG